GAATAAAACCACCCATTTTTTGAAGATTTTTGGCAATGTTTTTAGGGTCAAAGGTAACGGCCGTATAAAAATAAGTGAAAACAAAAACTAATAAAAAATAAAAAATTGCCTGACCCCATGGATTTATTTGAGGATCAAAAAAATTTCCTATACTTGCCGCAAGGGTTCCGACAAGACCTTCTTTTTCTCTTAAAAAACCAGTAATCATCATTGGAAAAGTTAAAACCGATAAAGCAAAAATTATAGGCATTACGCCGGCCGGATTAACATTTAGGGGTAAATAAGTGGAAACCCCGCCGTAAAGACGATTTCCTCTTACTCTTTTGGCATAAGAAACCGGAATATTTCTTTTGGCTTCGTTAATTAAAACCACGCCGGCAATAATAGACAAAACCATGGCAAAAAAGAAAAAATATGTGGGGATTTTAGCCGCCTCCCAGCCAAGATAGATTTGACCAACATTAGCCGGAAAAATAGAGATAATACCGGCAAAAATTAAAATAGAAATACCGTTTCCTATTCCTTTTTCCGAAATTAACTCACCCAACCACATTAAAAACAAAGTGCCAGCCGTAATTGTTAGAAGAGAGGTTAAAAGCAAAAAAGGTGAAAGATGTTCAATTACTGGATTGGCTCCGGCTTGCAGTAAAGAAAGCATTCCATATCCCTGTAAAAAAGATAAGGGCACGGCTAACAATCTTCCGTATTGATTAAATTTTTGACGACCGGCCTCTCCTTCTTCTTTGTAAAGACGTTCAAGTTGAGGAAAAATCATGGTCAGAAGTTGTAAAATAATAACAGCCGTAATATATGGTCCCAATCCCAACATTATGACTGAAAGACGGTCAAGGGTTCCGCCAATAAACAGATTAGCCAAGCCCAAAAATTGAAACTGACCGGCTCCAAAAAATGCCCTTAAGTTTTCAATATTTATTCCCGGTATGGGGATATTTGCCATTATCCTAAAAATTACCAAAATTCCTAAGGTAAAAAGGATTTTATTTCTTAAGCTCGGTATTTTAAAAATTTGAATGAGTTTTTGATACCACATACCTTAAAATGACTAATGTCTAATTTCTAATGTCTAATCAATTCCTAATGACTAATGACAAAATGACAAAAAAATAATTAGGCATTAGACATTTCGGCATTAGACATTGATTAGAAATTAGACATTAGAAATTAGACATTTTCACTATGCCGCCGGTTTTTTCAATCTTCTCTTTGGCCGATTTAGATATTTCGCAACCCTCAATAATTAATTTTTTAGTTATTTCTCCTTTCCCTAAAATTTTAACTTTTGGCATCTTTCCTTTTATTTCAGCAATAATTTTCTTTTCTGTCAATATTTTTGGATTAATTTTTTCTCCGGAATTAAATTTTTTCTCCAAGGTTTCTAAATTCAAAATCACAATTTTTGATTTTTGATTTTTGATTTTTGATTTAAATTTGTATCCTCTTAATTTTGGATATCTTTTTATTAATTCCCGAATTATCGGCTTTAATTTCCGGCCGGCCCGAGCTCTTTGACCTTTTATGCCGTGACCGGAGTAGGTGCCCTTCTTGCCTCCCCGACCTACTCTTTTCGGTTTTTTCATTTTATGGATTGGATGTAAATTATGTAGCTGCATAATGGTGAATGACTAATGACTAATTTCTAATTTCTAATCAATTCCCAATGACTAATGACCAAATGACTAAAATATAGGCATTAGACATTTTAGCATTAGACATTGATTAGACATTAGTCATTGGGAATTAGAAATTTTCAGCATTTTTAGGGCTTTAATGGTTGCTTGGGCATTATTTAATTTATTTCTGGTTCTTCCTAAGACCTTTGAAGAAATATTTTTTATTCCGGCCAAGGCACAAACTACCCTTATTGTTCCTCCGGCTGCCAACCCCCCTCCCTTTCTCTGAGGTTTGAGCAAGACCTTTGCCGCGCCAAATTTAGCTTCAACTTGATGAGAAATAGTATCTTTAATAATTTGAATTTCAATTAAATGTTTTTTTGCCAAGCGAGTTGCTTTTTCCACGGCCTGAGCAACATCGGCTGCTTTGGCCACTCCTAATCCAATTTTACCAGCTTTATTTCCGACTACTACGACGGCCCGAAATCGAAGCCGTTTTCCTCCGGTCGTTGAGCGGGAAACTCTGGCTAAATCCAATAGCTTGGACTCATATTCGTCTTTAGGTTTTTCTTCTTTAACTCTTTGAAATTTTTCTCTCATCATTTTAGAAATTAGAAATTAGAAATTAGAAATTTAAAAACGGAGGCCTGCTTCTCTCGCTCCCTCGGCCAAGGACTTAACCCTGCCGTGATATTTATATCCCGCCCTGTCAAATACTACTTTATCAATTTTTTTTAATAAGGCCTTTTGGGCAATTAATTGACCGACCTCAAGGGCCTTGGCAATTTTTCCGGCTTTAATCATTTCTACTTTTCCTCCCCCTTTCCCCCTTTTTTCTTTCTCCCGAGCGCTAGCGAGGGAATTCGAAGAGAACTCTGTTCTCTTCTCACGCCCCACCTTCCTATCGTCAGGTTCAGCGGAAGAAGAAGGCTTGCTTTCTTTGCCCTTTGTTGTTTTTTGTTTAAGTTCTAAATCGCTGCTTGAAACTAAAATTTTTCCTTTTTCATCATCAATTAATTGGGCATAGATATGTTTTAATGAGCGAAAAACACAAAGTCGTGGAATTTTATTTGTTCCTGAAATTTGAACTCTTATTTTTTTGTGAATTTTTGTTCGTTTTTTTTCTTTTTTCAAGATAATAATGTTTTTACTTGTTTTTTATTTGGACTGGACTGCTTTTTTACCCATTTTTTTTCTTACTATCTCTCCCAAATATCTGATTCCCTTTCCTTTATAGGGTTCGGGGGGCCGAACTTTTCTGATTTTGGCAGCCATTTGACCGACTAATTCTTTGTCTATGCCAGAAACAGTAATGATATTTTTTTCAACTGAAAATTTAATTCCTTCTGGTGATTCTATTTTAACCGGATGGGTAAAACCAATTTGCAAAATTAAGTTTTCACCCTCCGGTCCTGCCCGATAACCCAAACCCTCTATTTGCAATTTTTTTTCATAACCATCGCTAACTCCTTTAATCGCATTAAAAAGAAGCGCCCGGGTTAAACCCCAAAAAGGGTTGGTTCTTTTGGTTTCAATTTTAGGTGTAACGAAAATTTTATTATTTTTGATTTCAATTTTAATTTCTTGGGGAATTTTTTTAGAAAGCTCGCCTTTTGGGCCCTTAATAATGACTTTCTGGTCTTCAATTTTTATTTGAAGCCCTTTTAATATTGGTATTGGTTTTTTTCCTATTCTTGACATAAAAATTTAAGCGAGTTAAGCGAGGCAGGGATATTCACAACCGAGCCCCGAAAAGATTTAAGCGAGGCAGGGATATGAGGGTGACACTTCGCAGCCGAGCCCCGGAAAGATTTGAAATTTTTTTAAGACTGGTGAGGCTCGGCGAGAAATAGCAGCAGCGGGAATAACTTTCTCTTACTATTAAAGCTGACTGCGTGTCACCCGAATCAGCCCTGCCGAGCGACTTTACCATATTTCACAAAGCACCTCTCCTCCTAATTTTTGTTTTTTTGCTTCTTTGTTAGTTATTAATCCTCCTTTTGAGGTAGAAATTATTTTTATTCCGTACCTTTTTTTTGCTGGTTTTATCTCTTTATGGGTCTGGTAGATTCTTTGACCTGGTTTGGAAATTCTTTTTAAATTAGAAATAATTGACGTTTTATCTTTATATTTTAAGGTAATTTGAATTGTTTTTTTTTCTTTTTTTCCCTTTCTTTCTATTTTTTCAACCAATTTTTCTCTTTTTAAAATTTTAGCGATTTCATATTTTAAATTGGAAAATGGAATCTCAACCGTTGGATGTTTAACGATTAAGCCGTTTCTTATTGAAGTTAACATGTCTGAAATTGGATCCATAAAAATAATTGGTATTAAAAATTATTTAAAAATTGGGGGTTAAAAGTTGAAAATTTCACCATGACGATTTTTTAACTCCCGGTATTAGACCTTGGTTTGCCATCTCCCGAAAACAAATCCTGCATAATCCAAAATGACGAAAGTATCCTCTTTTTCTACCGCACTTAAAACATCTCCGAACAATTCGGGTTGAAAATTTTGGTTTTTTAAGAGATTTTGCTATTTGAGATTTAGTTGCCATTTGTCGTTTATTTTTTTACCCTGTTAAATCCCGCTTTGCGGCAATCCAGCCTTTTTCGCAAAAAGGGCTGGATTATTTAACAGGGTGAATTGGAAATCCTAATAATTTTAACAACTCTATTCCTTCTTCTTTTGTCTTGGCGGTAGTTTTGATTGTTATTTCAAAACCAAAAATATTTTTTACTTTTTCCGGTGAAATCTCGGAAAAATAAATATGTTCTTTAATACCGATTGTTAAATTTCCTTTTGAATCAAAGGACTCAATTCCTATTCCCCGAAAATCACGCGAGCGAGGAAGAGAGATGTTGATTAACCTTTCTAAAAAATCATTCATTTTCTTTTTTCTAAGAGTACATTTGGCGCCAAGGGCTAAACCTTTTCTTGTTTTAAATCCGGCAATCGATTTTTTAGCCATTGTTAAAACCGGTCCTTGACCGGAAATGAGAGCTAAATCATTTAAAATTGCCTTCTGAATCTTTTTTTGCTCTTCATTTGTTTTACCTAAAATCAATTTTCCAAAACTGGTATTGATTATTACCTTTTCAATTTTAGGAACAGCCATTGGATTTTTATATCCAAATTCTTTCATCATAACTGGCACTACTTCTTTTTTATATTTTTCTTGTAATTTTAACATATTAGGTTTCTCGCCCACATTTTTTGCAAATTCTATTTTTTTTCTTTTCAATAATTTTATAACCTATCCTGCTTGGCTTTCCGCATTTTGAACAAATTAACTTGGCGTTAGAAATATGAATCGGAGCGGCTATTTGAACAATTCGGCCTTTCTCTCCGCCCTTTTTGGGACGAATGTGTTTTTTTTTAATATTAATTCCTTCAACTATCAAACTTTCCTTTTCAGGAATAATTTTTAAGACCTTGCCTTTTCTTCCTCTGTCTTTGCCTAAAATTATTAAAACCGTATCGCCTTTTTTTATTTTCATAATCCTACGAATTACGAATAAGTACGAATATACGAATAATAAGCGAGGCAACAAAGTTTTCATGGTAACTTTCGCAGTCCCGCCAGCATGGTGCCGCCGAAGGCGGCTGGCGGGACGAGAATGTAGATAGTCAAATCTCGCTGGGATTTGAACTATCGGTACCTGAAAACTTTAGTTGCCGAGCGTTATACCAGTTCCTCGGCCAATGCAGCAATCTTATCAAAACCCTTCTCTTTCAATTCTCGGGCAACTGGACCCAAAATTCTTCCGCCTTTTGGCTCTTTGGTTTTTCCTTCTAAAATCAAACAAGCATTATCGTCAAACCGAATATATGATCCATCCGACCTTTTAAATTCTTTTTTTTGCCTAATAACCACTGCCCTGACCACTTCATGTGTTTTAACTATCCTTCTTGGTTCGGCTTCTTTTATCGTTCCAACAATAATATCGGAAATTTGAGCATATCTACGTCTTGAACCACCCAGGACTAAAATACATTGTAAGGTCTTGGCTCCGGTATTATCGGCAACTTTTAATATTGTACGCAGCTGAATCATAAACCAAGTTTTTTAATTACTCTCCACTTTTTTTCTTTACTTATTGGTCTGCACTCCTCGATGACAACCTTATCCCCAACATGATATTCTCCTTTTTCATCGTGGGCTTTATATTTTTTGGAAACCCTAAATCTCCTTTTATATTTCGGATGTTCTTTAATTCGTTCGGTTTCAACGACAATCGTTTTTTGCATTTTATTTGAAATGACTGTTCCGGTTAGTTGACGCTTTGGCATAAATTTATTACTTTAGCAAAGTAAGTATTCTGGCAATGTCTTTTTTAATTTTTCTAATCTCTCTGACATTCTTTACTTTAGCTAAGACCAAATCAAAACGCAACTGCTTTAAACTTTCTCTTGAAGTTTGAAGCAATTTTTGTAATTCTGGTTTTGATTTTTGTCGCAATTCTTTTGTCTTCATTAATATCCGTTGAATTAACTGCTATACGTCGAATTGACGCTAAATCAGCGGTTTATCCGCGCTTAACAAATTTAGTTTTCACAGGCAATTTATCGGCTGCTTTTTTCAGGGCATCTCTAGCTGCTTCTTCTTTTATTCCTTCTATCTCAAAAATAATTCGACCGGGCCTTATTGGAAAAACATAATGGTCAACACTCCCTTTTCCTCCACCCATTGGCACTTCGGTTCCTTTTCTGGTTATTGGTTTTTGGGGGAAAATTCTAATCCAGAGTTTACCTCCTTTTTTCAAGTATCTCAAAATGGCTCTTCTAGCCGCTTCAATTTGACGGGAACTAATCCAATGGGTTGCTAATGATTTTAAGCCGAAAGAACCGAAAGTTATTTCCGTTCCACGATTTTCAGCGCCCTTTGACCTTCCTTTTCGCCATTTTCGATGTTTAACTTTGCGAGGCATTAACATAATATTAGGCGAAACGTTCGCCCTTATATATCCAAACCTTTATTCCTATTATTCCGTAGGTGCAGTAGGCCCGTTCTTGGGCATAATCAATATCTGCTCTTATGGTTTGACGGGGTAATTTTCCCTTTTTTAACCATTCTCTTCTGGCAATCTCAGCTCCGTTGAGCCGACCAGATACCTCCACTCTTGCTCCCTTAATTTCTTTATTTGTTATAATTTTATCTAATCCTCGCTTTAATACCTTTCTAAAAGGAATTCTTTTTTCTATTTGTTGGGCAATCCACTGAGCTGAAAGTGAAGCAGAGGTCCAGGGATTTTTTATCTCTCTAATTTCAATCCTTAAATCCTTTTTGTCTTGTTTTAACGGGAATAAAATCTTGTCTAATTCTTTTTTAATCCGTTCAACGCCCTCTCCTCCCCGACCAATAATTAATCCCGGCCTGGCAGTGTGAATAATAATATTTATTTTGCCCGGAAATCTTTCAATTTCAATTTTTTCAATACCCATTTTCTCTAATTTTTTATTTAAAAATTCTCTAATTTTAAAATCTTCGGCCAAATAAAAAGCCGGTTTTTTATAAAATCCCTGGGAATTCCAATCGGCTATGTTTCTAATTCTAAATATTTTTGGATGAACTTTATGAGTCATATATCTTAAACAGCAGTGAAATTTTAAAACGCTTTACGTTTGAATATTTTTTTAATTCCTCTTTCAATTTTTGGTTTTTTAATCTCTGATTCCGGCCTTTGAAGTTTGGGCTTTTTAATTTTAGGGGTTTTTTCTATTTTTTCTTTAACTTCTTTGGTTTTTTTAATTTTTAAAGGTTTCTTCTTAATCTCCCGAGCGATAGCGAAGGGGTTCGAAGAGAACTTTGTTCTCTTCTCACGCCTCACCTTCCTATCGTCAGGTTCAGCGTGAGAAGAAGATTTATCTTCTTCGAACTTCTTCTCAATTGTATCCAAAACCAAAGTAATATGAGAGGTTTTTTTTTGAATTGCCGCAGCTCTACCTCTTGCCCGAGCCCTCCATCTTTTTAATTTTTTGCCTTCATCAACCGTAATTTTGGAAATAAAAAAATTTGATTTTTCTAAGCCAAAATTATATTTGGCATTGTTGTGGGCTGAATTTAAAAGTTTTAACAATGGCTGGCATGCTTTTTTGATGGTCAAATTTAAAATCGTTT
This DNA window, taken from Candidatus Nealsonbacteria bacterium, encodes the following:
- the rpsC gene encoding 30S ribosomal protein S3; amino-acid sequence: MTHKVHPKIFRIRNIADWNSQGFYKKPAFYLAEDFKIREFLNKKLEKMGIEKIEIERFPGKINIIIHTARPGLIIGRGGEGVERIKKELDKILFPLKQDKKDLRIEIREIKNPWTSASLSAQWIAQQIEKRIPFRKVLKRGLDKIITNKEIKGARVEVSGRLNGAEIARREWLKKGKLPRQTIRADIDYAQERAYCTYGIIGIKVWIYKGERFA
- the rplE gene encoding 50S ribosomal protein L5; the encoded protein is MLKLQEKYKKEVVPVMMKEFGYKNPMAVPKIEKVIINTSFGKLILGKTNEEQKKIQKAILNDLALISGQGPVLTMAKKSIAGFKTRKGLALGAKCTLRKKKMNDFLERLINISLPRSRDFRGIGIESFDSKGNLTIGIKEHIYFSEISPEKVKNIFGFEITIKTTAKTKEEGIELLKLLGFPIHPVK
- the rplP gene encoding 50S ribosomal protein L16, coding for MLMPRKVKHRKWRKGRSKGAENRGTEITFGSFGLKSLATHWISSRQIEAARRAILRYLKKGGKLWIRIFPQKPITRKGTEVPMGGGKGSVDHYVFPIRPGRIIFEIEGIKEEAARDALKKAADKLPVKTKFVKRG
- the rpsH gene encoding 30S ribosomal protein S8; translated protein: MDPISDMLTSIRNGLIVKHPTVEIPFSNLKYEIAKILKREKLVEKIERKGKKEKKTIQITLKYKDKTSIISNLKRISKPGQRIYQTHKEIKPAKKRYGIKIISTSKGGLITNKEAKKQKLGGEVLCEIW
- the rplV gene encoding 50S ribosomal protein L22, translating into MIAKLRNLRIAPRKVRLVADLIRGKRVEEAQTILNLTIKKACQPLLKLLNSAHNNAKYNFGLEKSNFFISKITVDEGKKLKRWRARARGRAAAIQKKTSHITLVLDTIEKKFEEDKSSSHAEPDDRKVRREKRTKFSSNPFAIAREIKKKPLKIKKTKEVKEKIEKTPKIKKPKLQRPESEIKKPKIERGIKKIFKRKAF
- a CDS encoding type Z 30S ribosomal protein S14, translated to MATKSQIAKSLKKPKFSTRIVRRCFKCGRKRGYFRHFGLCRICFREMANQGLIPGVKKSSW
- the rplX gene encoding 50S ribosomal protein L24, which gives rise to MKIKKGDTVLIILGKDRGRKGKVLKIIPEKESLIVEGINIKKKHIRPKKGGEKGRIVQIAAPIHISNAKLICSKCGKPSRIGYKIIEKKKNRICKKCGRET
- the rplF gene encoding 50S ribosomal protein L6 is translated as MSRIGKKPIPILKGLQIKIEDQKVIIKGPKGELSKKIPQEIKIEIKNNKIFVTPKIETKRTNPFWGLTRALLFNAIKGVSDGYEKKLQIEGLGYRAGPEGENLILQIGFTHPVKIESPEGIKFSVEKNIITVSGIDKELVGQMAAKIRKVRPPEPYKGKGIRYLGEIVRKKMGKKAVQSK
- the rplN gene encoding 50S ribosomal protein L14, whose protein sequence is MIQLRTILKVADNTGAKTLQCILVLGGSRRRYAQISDIIVGTIKEAEPRRIVKTHEVVRAVVIRQKKEFKRSDGSYIRFDDNACLILEGKTKEPKGGRILGPVARELKEKGFDKIAALAEELV
- a CDS encoding 30S ribosomal protein S5, whose translation is MMREKFQRVKEEKPKDEYESKLLDLARVSRSTTGGKRLRFRAVVVVGNKAGKIGLGVAKAADVAQAVEKATRLAKKHLIEIQIIKDTISHQVEAKFGAAKVLLKPQRKGGGLAAGGTIRVVCALAGIKNISSKVLGRTRNKLNNAQATIKALKMLKISNSQ
- the secY gene encoding preprotein translocase subunit SecY, which translates into the protein MWYQKLIQIFKIPSLRNKILFTLGILVIFRIMANIPIPGINIENLRAFFGAGQFQFLGLANLFIGGTLDRLSVIMLGLGPYITAVIILQLLTMIFPQLERLYKEEGEAGRQKFNQYGRLLAVPLSFLQGYGMLSLLQAGANPVIEHLSPFLLLTSLLTITAGTLFLMWLGELISEKGIGNGISILIFAGIISIFPANVGQIYLGWEAAKIPTYFFFFAMVLSIIAGVVLINEAKRNIPVSYAKRVRGNRLYGGVSTYLPLNVNPAGVMPIIFALSVLTFPMMITGFLREKEGLVGTLAASIGNFFDPQINPWGQAIFYFLLVFVFTYFYTAVTFDPKNIAKNLQKMGGFIPGIRPGSSTASFLYYVLNRVLLIGAIFLGTIAILPSIVGEITGVMVFQFLIGGTAVLIIVSVVLETMRQINAQLQMHEYETF
- the rpmC gene encoding 50S ribosomal protein L29 yields the protein MKTKELRQKSKPELQKLLQTSRESLKQLRFDLVLAKVKNVREIRKIKKDIARILTLLK
- a CDS encoding uL15 family ribosomal protein, whose product is MQLHNLHPIHKMKKPKRVGRGGKKGTYSGHGIKGQRARAGRKLKPIIRELIKRYPKLRGYKFKSKIKNQKSKIVILNLETLEKKFNSGEKINPKILTEKKIIAEIKGKMPKVKILGKGEITKKLIIEGCEISKSAKEKIEKTGGIVKMSNF
- the rpsQ gene encoding 30S ribosomal protein S17, whose product is MPKRQLTGTVISNKMQKTIVVETERIKEHPKYKRRFRVSKKYKAHDEKGEYHVGDKVVIEECRPISKEKKWRVIKKLGL
- a CDS encoding 50S ribosomal protein L18, with the protein product MIILKKEKKRTKIHKKIRVQISGTNKIPRLCVFRSLKHIYAQLIDDEKGKILVSSSDLELKQKTTKGKESKPSSSAEPDDRKVGREKRTEFSSNSLASAREKEKRGKGGGKVEMIKAGKIAKALEVGQLIAQKALLKKIDKVVFDRAGYKYHGRVKSLAEGAREAGLRF